TTTTCCTGTTGCTGAACTGCGCCTTTTGGCATCCGCCCGGTCTGCTGGGAGTCGCTGCTCTTGGAAGGGGCAGGAGCTCATCGTTCAAGAGACCACAGCCACAGCCTTCCAAGGAGTTGACTTGGTGCTTGCCTCGGCCGGTGGATCGGTCTCCAAGGCTTGGCGCGAAGCGATCGTGGCGTCGGGAGCTGTGATGGTTGATAACTCCAGCGCGTTTCGCATGGAAGATGGTGTGCCTCTTGTCGTGCCCGAGGTGAATCCAGATGCAGCGCATCAGCACCAGGGCGTGATTGCTAATCCCAACTGCACCACAATTTTGCTGAGCTTGGCGTTAGCGCCGCTGGCGTTGCGCCGACCATTGCGTCGCGTGGTGGTGAGCACCTACCAATCGGCCAGTGGTGCAGGTGCTCGCGCCATGGACGAGCTTCGCCAGCTCTCCCAGGTGGTGCTGGATGGAGGCACCCCCACCAGTGAGGTATTGCCCCATTCGCTTGCGTTCAATCTTTTTTTGCACAATTCTCCGCTGCAGGCGAATGGCTACTGCGAAGAAGAGCTGAAGATGGTGAATGAAACCCGCAAGATCATGGGACTACCTGATTTGCGTTTTACTGCAACATGTGTGCGGGTCCCTGTGTTGCGCGCTCACTCAGAAGCGGTCAATGTGGAATTCCATGAGCCGTTCTCCGTAGAGGAGGCACGTTCACTTCTGGCTGCAGCTGCCGGTGTTGAGTTACTCGACGATTCCGCCCACAACCGATTCCCAATGCCCACCGATGTAACGGGTCGAGACCCGGTCATGGTGGGGCGGATTCGTCAGGACATCAGTGAGCCAAATGCTCTTGAGTTTTGGCTGTGTGGTGATCAGATTCGCAAAGGTGCTGCTCTGAATGCCATTCAAATTGCCGAACTGCTTCTTCCTTCTGTTTGATCTATATGAGTCCTGCTGCTGAACTTTCTCCAACTCCGTTTGGCCGCTTGTTAACGGCCATGGTGACCCCCTTCGATGCTGAGGGCCGCGTGGATTTTGCCTTGGCAGGTCGTTTGGCCCGTCATCTTGTCGAGGAAGGTTCAGAGGGGCTAGTCGTTTGTGGCACCACGGGTGAATCTCCAACCCTGAGCTGGCAGGAGCAAGTCAAGATGCTGGAGGTGGTCCGTCAAGCCGTTGGACCTGGCGTCAAGGTGCTTGCTGGTACGGGCAGCAACAGCACGGGGGAGGCGGTGAAGGCCACGCGGGAAGCGGCGGCATCAGGTGCTGATGGTGCCCTTGTGGTTGTGCCTTATTACAACAAGCCTCCCCAAGAAGGCTTGGAAGCGCATTTTCGAGCGATTGCGAACGCGGCTCCAGAGCTGCCTCTGATGCTCTACAACGTGCCTGGACGCACTGGCACGAGCTTGGCTCCAGCCACGGCCGCTCAGCTGATGAATTGCGCCAATGTGGTGAGTTTTAAGGCGGCCAGCGGCTCCATTGAAGAAGTCACCGA
The Synechococcus sp. CC9311 DNA segment above includes these coding regions:
- a CDS encoding aspartate-semialdehyde dehydrogenase, which encodes MISAAPFPNRPLTVAVLGASGAVGQELLQLLEERNFPVAELRLLASARSAGSRCSWKGQELIVQETTATAFQGVDLVLASAGGSVSKAWREAIVASGAVMVDNSSAFRMEDGVPLVVPEVNPDAAHQHQGVIANPNCTTILLSLALAPLALRRPLRRVVVSTYQSASGAGARAMDELRQLSQVVLDGGTPTSEVLPHSLAFNLFLHNSPLQANGYCEEELKMVNETRKIMGLPDLRFTATCVRVPVLRAHSEAVNVEFHEPFSVEEARSLLAAAAGVELLDDSAHNRFPMPTDVTGRDPVMVGRIRQDISEPNALEFWLCGDQIRKGAALNAIQIAELLLPSV
- the dapA gene encoding 4-hydroxy-tetrahydrodipicolinate synthase — its product is MSPAAELSPTPFGRLLTAMVTPFDAEGRVDFALAGRLARHLVEEGSEGLVVCGTTGESPTLSWQEQVKMLEVVRQAVGPGVKVLAGTGSNSTGEAVKATREAAASGADGALVVVPYYNKPPQEGLEAHFRAIANAAPELPLMLYNVPGRTGTSLAPATAAQLMNCANVVSFKAASGSIEEVTELRLACGPRLAVYSGDDGLLLPMLSAGAVGVVSVASHVVGRRLRHMIDAYLSGQNAVALGQHEQLTPLFQALFATSNPIPVKAALELSGWPVGAPRLPLLPLNSAMRDSLADLLTALRQT